The following are encoded together in the Pristis pectinata isolate sPriPec2 chromosome 31, sPriPec2.1.pri, whole genome shotgun sequence genome:
- the LOC127584943 gene encoding sphingosine 1-phosphate receptor 1-like yields the protein MDVGVSERVIPRFWEYYNNETVGLHYNYTGKLTPGRYKAGLRVHAIIFLIVSVLIILENLLVLLAIRKNSKFHTPMFYLLANLTLSDLLAGVAYVVNILLSGANTLKLTPLLWFLREGGVFITLTASVFSLLAIAVERHVTMMKMQLYNADKKWRTRLFVGADWIFSVFLGSLPILGWNCIGNLPFCSTMLPLYSKYYILVCIVIFIVVLIAIVILYIRIYLKVKSNSLDMGTSGSTESKKCKKSQALLKTLTIVVVTFIVCWLPLFIVLLLDVSFTVRSSTIVSLADYFLGLAMSNSALNPIIYTLTNRDMRLAIVRLVCLTKVGEQPRCCGALIAECSSTQYGRSSLHGNELLHTNLSSGNGPQSPTRTSLA from the coding sequence ATGGATGTGGGAGTCAGTGAAAGAGTGATTCCGCGCTTCTGGGAATATTACAACAATGAGACGGTGGGCTTGCATTATAACTACACCGGGAAGCTGACCCCGGGCAGGTACAAGGCCGGTCTGAGGGTTCATGCTATCATATTTCTGATAGTTAGTGTGCTTATAATATTGGAGAATCTGCTGGTCCTCTTAGCCATCCGGAAGAACAGTAAATTCCACACGCCCATGTTTTACTTGCTGGCCAACCTGACTCTGTCCGACCTATTGGCAGGAGTGGCCTATGTGGTCAACATCCTGCTCTCCGGTGCCAACACCCTGAAGCTGACACCATTGCTGTGGTTCCTGAGAGAAGGTGGCGTTTTTATTACCCTCACGGCGTCGGTCTTCAGCCTACTAGCCATCGCCGTGGAGAGGCACGTTACGATGATGAAGATGCAGTTGTACAATGCGGACAAGAAGTGGCGTACGCGGCTGTTTGTGGGAGCGGACTGGATCTTTTCGGTGTTCCTCGGGAGCCTCCCGATCCTGGGCTGGAACTGCATCGGAAACCTGCCTTTTTGCTCAACAATGCTGCCACTGTACTCTAAATACTACATCCTAGTGTGCATTGTGATCTTTATTGTTGTCTTGATTGCCATAGTGATATTGTACATTCGCATTTACCTTAAAGTTAAGAGTAACAGCCTCGACATGGGCACTTCGGGAAGTACTGAATCCAAGAAGTGCAAAAAATCCCAGGCATTGCTGAAGACCCTCACCATCGTGGTGGTCACTTTCATCGTCTGCTGGTTGCCGCTCTTCATCGTGTTGCTACTGGACGTTTCCTTTACAGTGAGAAGCTCTACGATTGTTAGTTTGGCCGATTATTTCCTAGGACTGGCCATGTCCAATTCCGCATTGAATCCTATAATTTACACTCTAACCAACAGAGACATGCGCCTGGCGATTGTGCGCCTAGTGTGCCTGACCAAAGTAGGGGAGCAGCCTCGCTGCTGTGGGGCGCTGATTGCCGAATGCAGCAGCACCCAGTACGGCAGGTCATCACTGCACGGAAACGAGCTTCTCCACACCAACCTATCATCCGGTAACGGACCACAGTCTCCCACTAGAACCTCGCTGGCCTGA